From the Pseudodesulfovibrio indicus genome, the window CCCCAAGGGGCTATTAAACCAGCATATTTATAAGATTACGCCTCGAAAAGGAGTAGATCCTTTCTGGCTTTACTCTACCCTTCGCGTAATTACTTCAAAGATAGAAGCCAGCGCACACGGGTTTAAATCAAGCCTGTTGCATGTGAAAAAGGCCGACATAGCAGATCAGGTCGTCCCTGTTCCGACCTTAGATGAACAGCAGGCTATCAGTCAGACTCTTTCCACCTGGGACCGTGCCATCGAGAAAACCGTGGCCCTCATCGCAGCCAAGGAGCGGCGGAAAGCAGGACTCATGCAGCGGCTCCTGACGGGCAAGGTGCGGTTCGGGGAATTTGCCGGGGAAGCATGGAAGGAAGTTCCCTTGGGCACTTTGTTTGAACCGGTCACGGATACCGTGGGCGACAAGGATATTCCTCCCTATAGCATTTCCGCCGGAATCGGTTTTGTCTCTCAGCGCGAAAAATGGGGCAAGGATATCGCCGGTCGGCAATATGCCAGCTACACCCATTTACGGAAGGGCGAGTTTGCCTACAACAAGGGCAATTCGAAGAAATACCAATGCGGCTGCGCTTACCTCTTGCGCGATCAGGACGAGATTTCCGTCCCGAATGTCTTCATCAGTTTTCGTCCCAAGTCCGATAAAGTCTCGGCTGATTTCTATGAGCATTTCTTCGTCGCCGATTACCACGCCAGGGAATTGAAGCGGTACATCACAAGCGGAGCCCGCTCGGACGGTCTCTTGAACCTGAACAAGAAGGATTTTTTCAAGATTAACGTTCCGTGTCCATCGCCCAGGGAACAAGAGGCAATCGCCAAAGTCCTCAATGCCGCCGTCGCGGAAATAGACGAGCACCGCAACCAGCTCGCCGCCCTCAAGGAACAGAAAAAGGGCCTCATGCAGCAGCTGTTGACCGGGAAAGTGCGAGTAAAATCTTAACGCGTACAAATTAAAATCAACCATAAAAGGCAGTTGCGTTCGTAGAGCGTGAAGGCTTGGCTTCGGCGACCGAAGAGGGTATATTTTGAAGTCTAGAAAAAATCTAAAAACAATTCTGAAGGGGGCCGCATGAGCTTTCGCAAACAGAGAATTGCATTTGTCTACGACTTCGACGGCACGCTTGCCCCCGGTAATATGCAGGAATACGACTTCATCCCGAAACTCAAGCTGACCAGTAAAACGTTCTGGAATGAGGTAAAAAGGCGCGCCAAGGATCAGCAGGCGGATGAAATCCTTGCCTACATGTATCTCATGCTTCGAAAGGCCAGGGAAAATGACATGAGGGTCACGCGGCAGGATTTCAAGCAATACGCCAAGGGGATCGAGATGTTCCCCGGGGTATCGGGGTGGTTTGACCGAGTTGACGACTACGCCAAAGAGAAAGGGCTGATTCCCCAACATTACATCATCTCCTCCGGCATACGGGAAATGCTTTTGGGAACGAGCATTGCCAACAAATTTACCGACGTGTTCGCTTCGTCGTTTATGTACGACCAACATGGCGTCGCCGAGGCTCCCGGGCTTGCCGTCAACTATACGACCAAGACGCAGTTCCTGTTTCGGATCAACAAGGGAGTTCGGGACATCTGCGACAACAAGAAAATCAACCAGTATATCGAGGCCGATCAACGAGAAGTGCCGTTCACCAATATGATTTTCATCGGTGATGGGGCGACGGATGTCCCGTGTATGCGGCTTGTCAAAGCGCAGGGGGGACATTCCATCGCTGTGTATAAACCGAAGACTTCGAAGGAGCTTGCCGAGCAGTTGAGGAGCGAAGGCCGGGTTCATTATGTGGCCCCGGCGGACTATTCGAAAGGGAAGCACATGGACAAGATCGCTCATGCCATCATCGACAAGGTGGCGGCATATTGGGCGGCAAAGAAGTTGTAAATTACGCACCCGGGCAACCGGAAAATGAGCACCAAAGGAGGTGAGATCAATGAGTGGTAAAGACATGCATGTCACGCCCCATCCTGATGGCGGCTGGCAGGGTAAGAAAGGTGGCGCAAAGCGCGCTTCCTTCAAAGCCGAAACCCAGGCCGAAGCTCGGGAACGAGCCATTGACCAGGGGAAACGGGAAGGTCTTGAGGTCAGCATTCACGGAAAGGATGGAAGAATCCGTGAAAAAAACAGCTACGGCAACGACCCATACCCGCCCAAAGGGTAGCAGGCTAGGAGAAGGAAAATGATTGAAGTCCACAAGAAAAGCGGCCTGATGCTGGAACCATCAGACCGCCCTTGAGGTCAACCTGCTCGAATACGAGCCGTTGCAGGTTCATCGGACCTCCGCCGTAAGCGTACGCGGAGCATACACAACGGTCCGGTATAGTTCAAGACGGCTCATGTTAGGTACAATGGGAACAAATGGCACAGTTAGCAGACGAAAAGCTTAGGCTTTCTATCGAGAAAGAAGCAAAACGAATCGAAGAAGATGCAGAGTACTCCGGCAAAGGTCATTACAATGCTTGTTCAAGCTGGAGTCGACGACATCTATGGATTGGCATTCCGGCTGCTGTTTTGGCAGCTCTTGCCAGCGGCTCTGCATTCAAAGACTTTTCCCTGGTTGCAGGCATCCTCGCCATATTATCCACTGGCTTTGGAACGGTAGCAACTTTCCTTAATCCAAGCAGGAAGTCTGAAAGCCATAAGTCTTCAGGCGATCAATTCCTTGCGCTTCGAAACCAAACACGGCTCTTTCGTGAAGTGGAATTACCTCAAATGGATAACCTAGGAGTTGCAACGGAGCGGATCAAGGAATTTGCGAAGAAACGCGATCAACTGAATGCGATCAGCCCTAGCATTCCAAATAGTGCTTACCGAGATGCAAAAGAGGCTATTGAGGCGGGGGAAAGTCTACACAGGGCTGACGTAGGGAAGGGCTGCTGAAGCCATGTCTTCGCTTAATTATTTGCGGTTCATGTCTCGGGTTGCAGTATTGCCTGAAGCCGAAAAGGAGAAAATCCAGCGGTCCATCGGGTTTATTAAACTCAAGTTAAAGAAGTATTTTGGCAACGAGATCAAAGCGCAGTTTCAGTTCGGCTCGTCAACTCGCGGGACAATATTGCCAAGAAGGTTGGATGAAAGGTCAGACATTGACTACATGATTGTGTTTTCAAACGGTGGTTATAGGCCTCAAACATATCTAGATCGTTTACGACGGTTTGTTGCGGACACCTATAAGGCTTCTAGGGTTCATCAGTCTCACCCGACAATCGTGTTGAACATGAACCACATCAAATTTGAGCTTGTCCCTGCCGTTGAACACTTTTGGTCTGGATATGACATTCCAGCCAAGGCCACTGACTATGAAGATTGGATTGGAACTGATCCAAATGATTTCAATGATGACCTGACTTCTCGAAATCAAATGTATTCCAATTTGACCAAGCCTACTATTCGTTTGCTGAAGTATTGGAATGCGCAAAATGGCTATCCTTTTGAATCCTTTGAACTTGAGAAACAAGTGGTGGACATGTTCTTTTTTTGGAATTCACCGAGAAACGTAAAAGAATATGTTTATTCAGCATTTGGGGAACTCGATTTAGGTTTATCCTCCTCAGTTAGAAGTAGGTACGCTCTTGAGCGTGCCCAAAATCACATAAGGGAAGCCAAAGCATACGACGGTCTTGGTAACGACATGCTTGCTTTGAAAGAAATAAAGAAGGTTATCCCTCCAATCAACGGATAGGGCTGTCACAATGCCTGAGTTTAAAGAATACGCCGCATCCCATGCCCCCGCCCTGATTCTGTTGGAACAACTCGGTTACGAGTACGTTCCGCCCACCAAGGCCTTGTCTATGCGCGGGGGGCGCAAGTCCATGCCGGTCCTGCTGGACGTGCTGGAAACCCGGTTGCGGGAGATGAATTCCATCACCTTCAAGGGGCAGGAGGACGAGTTCTCGGATGCCAATATCGCACGGGCCGTGCGGGAAATCGCGCAGGTGCCGTTCGACAGCCTGATCGCCACCAGCGAACAGGTCTATGACCTGCTCACCCTCGGCATCAGCCTGGAACAAACCATCGACGGGTCCGTGAAAAGCCATTCCCTGAAATACATCGATTGGGAACACCCGGAAAACAACGTCTACCACATGTGCGACGAGTTCGAGTTTGAGCGGCGCCATTCCGATGCCGTGCGCCGGCCGGACATAGTGCTGTTCGTCAACGGCATTCCCGTGACCATTATCGAGTGCAAGCGGCCTGACCAGCGCGGGGCCATCAAGGAAGGCATCAGCCAACACCTGCGCAATCAGCGGGTCACGGAAATCCCGGAGCTGTACATCTACAGCCAGATATTGCTTTCAATCAGCCAGAATCGGGCCATGTACGCCACCACGGACACGGATGCAAAGTTCTGGTCGATCTGGAAGGAAGAGGACGCTGACGGCCAAAATGAAGCCCTGGACGCCATCGTCAACGCGCCTTTGGCCGAAGCGCAACGGTCCCGGCTCATGGCCGAGGCCACGGACGAACAGCGGGAAGTCCTGATGCGCATCCTTGCTTCCGGGCACCGCACCCCCACGCCACAGGACAAGACCCTGCATTCCCTCCTGCGCCCGGAGCGGCTTCTGGAACTCATATACGGTTTCATCATCTACGACAGCCGCATCAAGAAAATCGCCCGCTACCAGCAATATTTCGCGGTCAAGGCCACGGTGGATCGGGTCACCGACGCCAAGGGCGACAGCCGCCGCCGGGGCGGGGTCATCTGGCACACCACGGGGTCGGGTAAGTCCCTGACCATGGTCATGCTCGCCAAGGCTTTGGCGCTCGATCCCCGCATCAAGAATCCCAAGGTGGTCATCGTCACCGACCGCATCGACCTGGACAACCAGATTTCCAAGACTTTCAAGGCGTGCGGCAAGGACGTGGTCCAGGCCCGGACCGGGGAACACCTGCTCAAGCTCATTGCCGGGGAACGCGCCTCCATCGTCACCACCATCATCGACAAATTCGAGACCGTGGCCAACAAGCGCACCAAGGACGAAGACCGGAACATCTTCGTGCTGGTGGACGAAAGCCATCGCAGCCAATACGGCCAGAGCCATGCCAAAATGCGCGTGGTCTTCCCCAACGCCTGCTATATCGGCTTCACGGGTACACCACTCCTGAAGAAGGAGAAGAGCACGGCCGACCAGTTCGGCGGCTTCATCCACAAGTACACCATGAACCAGGCGGTCCAGGACCGGGCCGTGGCCCCGCTCAGGTACGAAGGACGCATGAGCGAGCTGCACGGGGACGATGCCGAACTGGACAAGTGGTTTGACCGCATCACCGAGGGGCTGACCCCCGAGCAGAAACGCGACCTCAAAAAGAAGTTCAGGCAGGCCGAGCAGCTCTTTTCCGCCGAGTCGCGTATCGCCGAAGTCGCCTATGACATCGCCCAGCATTTCAAGCAGTTTTGCAAGGGAACCGGCAAGAAAGCTCAGTTCGCGGTTGCCAGCCGCCCAGCGGCTCTGGCCTACCTTCGGTGTTTCGAGGAACAGGACGAAGTCTCCGTGGCCGTGGTCATGTCTTCCCCCGACAGCCGAGAAGGCAACACCTCCACCGATGAATCCAAGATACCCGAGGTGCAGGTGTTCTGGAACGACATGATGCGCCGGTATGGCAACGAGAAGCAGTATCTCGAA encodes:
- a CDS encoding restriction endonuclease subunit S; its protein translation is MLAKWDRKPIGELCDFGNGYGFKASDWSERGLPIIRIQNLNGVREFNYFDGPPPREQIVVNPGELLFAWAGVKGVSFGPKIWSGPKGLLNQHIYKITPRKGVDPFWLYSTLRVITSKIEASAHGFKSSLLHVKKADIADQVVPVPTLDEQQAISQTLSTWDRAIEKTVALIAAKERRKAGLMQRLLTGKVRFGEFAGEAWKEVPLGTLFEPVTDTVGDKDIPPYSISAGIGFVSQREKWGKDIAGRQYASYTHLRKGEFAYNKGNSKKYQCGCAYLLRDQDEISVPNVFISFRPKSDKVSADFYEHFFVADYHARELKRYITSGARSDGLLNLNKKDFFKINVPCPSPREQEAIAKVLNAAVAEIDEHRNQLAALKEQKKGLMQQLLTGKVRVKS
- a CDS encoding HAD family hydrolase, whose amino-acid sequence is MSFRKQRIAFVYDFDGTLAPGNMQEYDFIPKLKLTSKTFWNEVKRRAKDQQADEILAYMYLMLRKARENDMRVTRQDFKQYAKGIEMFPGVSGWFDRVDDYAKEKGLIPQHYIISSGIREMLLGTSIANKFTDVFASSFMYDQHGVAEAPGLAVNYTTKTQFLFRINKGVRDICDNKKINQYIEADQREVPFTNMIFIGDGATDVPCMRLVKAQGGHSIAVYKPKTSKELAEQLRSEGRVHYVAPADYSKGKHMDKIAHAIIDKVAAYWAAKKL
- a CDS encoding DUF2188 domain-containing protein produces the protein MSGKDMHVTPHPDGGWQGKKGGAKRASFKAETQAEARERAIDQGKREGLEVSIHGKDGRIREKNSYGNDPYPPKG
- a CDS encoding SLATT domain-containing protein, encoding MAQLADEKLRLSIEKEAKRIEEDAEYSGKGHYNACSSWSRRHLWIGIPAAVLAALASGSAFKDFSLVAGILAILSTGFGTVATFLNPSRKSESHKSSGDQFLALRNQTRLFREVELPQMDNLGVATERIKEFAKKRDQLNAISPSIPNSAYRDAKEAIEAGESLHRADVGKGC
- a CDS encoding SMODS domain-containing nucleotidyltransferase; protein product: MSRVAVLPEAEKEKIQRSIGFIKLKLKKYFGNEIKAQFQFGSSTRGTILPRRLDERSDIDYMIVFSNGGYRPQTYLDRLRRFVADTYKASRVHQSHPTIVLNMNHIKFELVPAVEHFWSGYDIPAKATDYEDWIGTDPNDFNDDLTSRNQMYSNLTKPTIRLLKYWNAQNGYPFESFELEKQVVDMFFFWNSPRNVKEYVYSAFGELDLGLSSSVRSRYALERAQNHIREAKAYDGLGNDMLALKEIKKVIPPING
- a CDS encoding type I restriction endonuclease subunit R: MPEFKEYAASHAPALILLEQLGYEYVPPTKALSMRGGRKSMPVLLDVLETRLREMNSITFKGQEDEFSDANIARAVREIAQVPFDSLIATSEQVYDLLTLGISLEQTIDGSVKSHSLKYIDWEHPENNVYHMCDEFEFERRHSDAVRRPDIVLFVNGIPVTIIECKRPDQRGAIKEGISQHLRNQRVTEIPELYIYSQILLSISQNRAMYATTDTDAKFWSIWKEEDADGQNEALDAIVNAPLAEAQRSRLMAEATDEQREVLMRILASGHRTPTPQDKTLHSLLRPERLLELIYGFIIYDSRIKKIARYQQYFAVKATVDRVTDAKGDSRRRGGVIWHTTGSGKSLTMVMLAKALALDPRIKNPKVVIVTDRIDLDNQISKTFKACGKDVVQARTGEHLLKLIAGERASIVTTIIDKFETVANKRTKDEDRNIFVLVDESHRSQYGQSHAKMRVVFPNACYIGFTGTPLLKKEKSTADQFGGFIHKYTMNQAVQDRAVAPLRYEGRMSELHGDDAELDKWFDRITEGLTPEQKRDLKKKFRQAEQLFSAESRIAEVAYDIAQHFKQFCKGTGKKAQFAVASRPAALAYLRCFEEQDEVSVAVVMSSPDSREGNTSTDESKIPEVQVFWNDMMRRYGNEKQYLESIINAFNHNDDPEILIVIDKLLTGFDAPRNSVLYLDKNLKEHNILQAIARVNRLWDGKDYGLVVDYRGIFGALNEAIDTYAALEKEGFDRADIENTILDVSGEIEQLKARHANVWEIFKEVGNKADIEAMQLALEPEDIRERFYDALRLFANTLQLALSSARFLDNTPEKTIHRYKADLKDFLNLRNAVKHRFGEAVDYSAYEQQLKNMVSKHIGADAVQEVVAPVDIFAVDAFEQQLELIQGDAAKADHIAARVKKTITVRMDEDPVLFKRLSEIINETISSHRAHRLSDAEYLGKMRGLLDDLQQGERGNLPPSLKGRDEAAVYFGILGKCWKGRSPKLPCPRWRYP